The following coding sequences lie in one Anticarsia gemmatalis isolate Benzon Research Colony breed Stoneville strain chromosome 16, ilAntGemm2 primary, whole genome shotgun sequence genomic window:
- the LOC142979221 gene encoding uncharacterized protein LOC142979221, with product MAAPDQTLNEYFPKYNAPIRAHKHTCVGLGMEVMKRLKVLEKDFPGISKSMMLVSCDENIQDLEDYTTSFPGPQGFLIETEKDHVMMAMHVKIDGRPGMFLSDLGYHISRVVTVMTDRCYPHTGWFIQSDEPHCRKEYNYQFNVQNTNYVEWHERESRGANVKERLSLIYVARAYLSAVEVTEKRNLVWDLRSLLARDPKGRLTAGVYFPVKPKDQQFTMFFDSHNGKIRKKLKFETFLELQKIPDEVVDEVEQCNDQLRLRDGELLSILNRLATIMADEEYMTELLAVNDKIVQLSAGN from the exons ATGGCGGCGCCGGACCAGACCCTGAACGAGTACTTCCCGAAGTACAATGCTCCCATCCGTGCTCATAAGCACACCTGTGTCGGTCTGGGCATGGAAGTCATGAAGCGTTTGAAGGTTTTGGAGAAGGACTTCCCTGGAATCAGCAAGTCTATGATGTTGGTGTCTTGCGATGAGAACATTCAAGATTTGGAGGACTATACGACGTCGTTCCCTGGTCCTCAAGGGTTCCTGATAGAGACGGAGAAGGACCACGTGATGATGGCGATGCACGTGAAGATTGACGGCAGACCGGGCATGTTCCTGTCAGACTTGGGGTACCACATCTCCCGTGTTGTTACGGTGATGACAGACCGTTGTTACCCTCATACTG GCTGGTTCATCCAATCAGACGAGCCGCACTGCCGCAAGGAGTACAACTACCAGTTCAACGTGCAGAACACCAACTACGTGGAATGGCACGAGCGAGAGAGCAGGGGTGCCAACGTGAAGGAACGTCTGTCGTTGATATACGTCGCCAGGGCTTATCTCTCAGCTGTCGAAGTTACGGAGAAGAGGAACCTTGTGTGGGACCTGAG GAGTTTACTCGCCAGGGACCCCAAGGGTCGTCTGACAGCCGGTGTGTACTTCCCAGTGAAGCCCAAAGACCAGCAATTCACCATGTTCTTTGACTCTCATAACGGCAAGATCAGAAAGAAGTTGAAGTTCGAAACATTCTTAGAATTGCAAAAG attcCAGATGAAGTAGTTGACGAAGTAGAACAGTGTAATGACCAGCTCCGACTCCGTGACGGCGAGCTCCTGTCCATCCTGAACAGGCTTGCCACCATCATGGCCGACGAGGAGTACATGACAGAACTTCTTGCAGTCAACGACAAGATCGTACAACTCTCTGCtggaaattaa
- the LOC142979324 gene encoding uncharacterized protein LOC142979324, whose protein sequence is MRRWRCLEREFEGVTAATALLSCEEAVVDVREYVTCGEGPEAVVVAEKEHVMVGIQIRVDGRPGIMLADPGYHVPRIVTVMADRAYPHTGWFTQSDEGSVRKEYNYQFNVANSGYVEWQERETRGTTLKTQTSLVFAARPYLDGVNVTERRNLVYNFRSLLSRDQKGHLIAGLYFPVGARGKDAQFTLFHDNGSEKIKTKYKFNTFAEPDNIPKSVLEEIQLCNSQMNYKRGELLSIICKLAKLMSNQSFIDQMLEINEDICRMCL, encoded by the exons ATGCGGCGCTGGCGCTGCCTGGAGCGGGAGTTTGAGGGTGTGACGGCGGCCACCGCGCTGCTGTCGTGCGAGGAGGCCGTGGTGGACGTGCGCGAGTACGTCACGTGCGGGGAGGGGCCCGAGGCCGTCGTGGTGGCCGAGAAGGAGCACGTGATGGTCGGCATCCAGATCCGTGTCGACGGACGGCCCGGCATCATGCTCGCTGACCCCGGGTACCATGTGCCCCGGATCGTCACCGTTATGGCAGATCGCGCATACCCTCACACTG GCTGGTTCACTCAATCAGACGAGGGCAGCGTCCGCAAGGAGTACAACTACCAGTTCAACGTGGCGAACAGCGGCTACGTGGAGTGGCAGGAGCGGGAGACGCGCGGCACCACGCTCAAGACTCAGACGTCTCTCGTGTTCGCCGCCAGGCCGTACCTGGACGGTGTCAACGTCACCGAGAGGAGGAACCTCGTCTATAACTTCAG AAGTCTCCTGTCGCGCGACCAGAAGGGTCACTTGATCGCCGGCCTGTACTTCCCGGTGGGCGCGCGCGGCAAAGACGCGCAGTTCACTCTCTTCCACGACAACGGCTCCGAGAAAATCAAGACTAAGTACAAGTTCAACACTTTCGCTGAACCTGATAAc ATTCCAAAATCAGTATTAGAAGAGATACAGTTATGTAACTCACAAATGAACTACAAAAGGGGTGAGCTCCTCTCAATAATCTGCAAGCTCGCGAAGTTGATGTCGAACCAGTCCTTCATAGACCAGATGCTCGAGATCAACGAGGATATCTGTCGAATGTGCCTCTGA